The Ammospiza caudacuta isolate bAmmCau1 chromosome 17, bAmmCau1.pri, whole genome shotgun sequence genome has a segment encoding these proteins:
- the LOC131565407 gene encoding olfactory receptor 14C36-like, with amino-acid sequence MSNSSSIRHFLLLALADTWQLQLLHFCLLLGISLAALLGNGLIISAVACGHHLHTPMFFFLLNLALSDLGSICTTVPKAMHNSLWDTRTISYAGCAAQVFFFLFFLSAEYFLLTIMCYDRYISICTPLHYGTLLGSRACAHMAAAAWASAFLTALLHTANTFSLPLCHGNALGQFFCEVPQILKLSCSKSHLRELGLLAVSVCLAFGCFVFIVFSYVQIFRAVLRIPSEQGRHKAFSTCLPHLVVVSLFLSTAAFAHLKPPSISSPSLDLSVSVLYSVVSPALSPIIYSLRNQELKAGVWRLMTGCFSETLNCWPISNFLHRTTYNKNNL; translated from the coding sequence atgtccaacagcagctccatcaggcacttcctcctgctggcattggcagacacgtggcagctgcagctcctacacttctgcctcttgctgggcatctccctggctgccctcctgggcaacggcctcatcatcagcgccgtagcctgcggccaccacctgcacacgcccatgttcttcttcctgctcaacctggccctcagcgacctgggctccatctgcaccactgtccccaaagccatgcacaattccctctgggacaccaggaccATCTCCTAtgcaggatgtgctgcacaggtgtttttctttttgtttttcctctcagcAGAGTAtttcctcctgaccatcatgtgctacgaccgctacaTATCCATCTGCACACCCCTGCACtatgggaccctcctgggcagcagagcttgtgcccacatggcagcagctgcctgggccagtgcctttctcactGCTCttctgcacacagccaatacattttcattgcccctgtgccatggcaatgccctgggccagttcttctgtgaagttccccagatcctcaaactctcctgctccaaatcccacCTCAGGGAACTTGGGCTTCTTGCTGTCAGTGTCTGTTTAGCATTTGGCTgctttgtgttcattgttttctcctatgtgcagatcttcagggccgtgctgaggatcccctctgagcagggacggcacaaagccttttccacctgcctccctcacctggttGTGGTCTCCCTGTTTCTCAGCACTGCGGCATTTGCCcacctgaagcccccctccatctcttccccatccctggatctgtcagtgtcagttctgtactcggtggtgtCTCCAGCCCTTAGTCCCatcatctacagcctgaggaaccaggagctcaaggctggagtgtggagactgatgactggatgcttttcagaaacattaaactgctggccaaTTTCCAATTTCTTACATAGAACGacttataataaaaataatctttga